tttattgttttcagaaactttttcagcagatttatttttaaagtagtcctttttagtaaaggatttttttatttgtataaaattttggggccttgaaaagaaaaggaatatttatttttataccaaagctaaaattatttccatgaagatttttttgttttttttcagcagatttgttttcaaagtagtcctttttaggattttttttatttgtataaaattttggggccttgaaaaagatttgaaagatttttttttttattcataaattGGCTAATGTTCAAGTGGTTAATAAAGAGTTTGGTGAGCATTATTTGTCTAAATGTGTAATTCTTTACAGAGagttatttcatctttgaagtCATGGTTAGTAttgaaatgcaataaaataataaaaaaaagtcatttaaaaaataataataataaagtgtacagaggaagctggaatcacaacaggcattcagcagcagccaccgctctgcccatagaaacgcacacgcgctgtttctctgtcgctgccaccgtggagagagagagagagagagagaggctgcaccggctctcctcactgatatccagccggtttttgctgaatcgctgctgatagagacgtgagcggcttgcggaggacgcggagcagtttcctgggtaacagtctgtcttaaagctgagatgccagggtccgatcgcacatcagggctggctggaggaggaggacgagcggCTCAGGGATGTTTACGTgaagagaccgggtggtttttttccacctttcaccctcgctgctgatctgtgattGCATGCGCGAccatctcaccgctggagtaaaaacaacaggtgaagcagacgaacTCGGAGCTCCCTGtcatcccgggagggttaaccaaagagcttcaaccgctggatatcggagtaaacgGGGCGTTTAAAGCCAAGCTGCGAGCGGCGTGGCAGAGATGGATGTCAgagagcgagcacagctttaccggGAGGCAGCGCAGGTGAGTTACGCCAGTTATGTGAATGGACTTTGGACGcgtgggctcatgtttctgcagcgaTTGTTGTCCGAGCTGTCGTGAAAGCCGGCGTAATTTCAGAGCAAAAAGTGCATTTCAATGAGCCTGTCTTGGAAAGTGAGGGATACAGTTCACCAACACTTCCCTCTGAGGATTCAGAAACGGCTCGTAAAAGGAGCAGGAAGTTCCTTCCTAACATGTCTGTGGATGTCCAACCAGAATCTTCCAGTGATGAGGATGAGTTACCGCGCAGACAAGCACGTGCAAGTAAGAGGAAACTACACTTTCCAGTGCCAGCTCCTTCAAATTTAACGTCTGACCCTGTGGAACAGTTCGATGCTAAGAAAATGTGCATGACTGGAGCCACAGAAAATCCATCCAGCAACGAAGTCCCTGCATCTGATGATGTAAAGCCAACTCAGGTGGTAGAGGAGACTCAAATGAGTCAGGAAACCCAACTGTAGgtcagaaaacaagaaaaaaggtttaaaaaaaaaaaaaaaaaaacgtttataTGTTTCAAAAGTGTTTTAATCAGGTGTTGTTAGAAGCTATCATGTATGTTAAGGTAAAGAAAGAGTTTtagaaattgaaattgaattttaagaatatttattttcaaagtagtcctttggtaaaggattttttttatttgtataaaccgttgtgggccttgaaaagaaaaggaatatttatttttataccaaagctaaaattatttccatgaagattttattttttttttcagaaactttttcagcagatttgttttcaaagtagggttttttttatttgtataaaattttggggccttgaaaagaaaaggagtatttatgtttatacgaaagctgaaattatttttattaagattttattgttttcagaaactttttcagcagatttatttttaaagtagtcctttttagtaaaggattttttttatttgtataaaattttggggccttgaaaagaaaaggaatatttatttttataccaaagctaaaattatttccatgaagatttttttgttttttttcagcagatttgttttcaaagtagtcctttttaggattttttttatttgtataaaattttggggccttgaaaaagatttgaaagatttttttttattcataaactGGCTAATGTTCAAGTGGTTAATAAAGAGTTTGGTGAGCATTATTTGTCTAAATGTGTAATTCTTTACAGAGagttatttcatctttgaagtCATGGTTAGTAttgaaatgcaataaaaataataaaaaaaagtcatttaaaaaaaacaataaaaattgtTGTAGATGAGAATTTAGAAGCTCCTTGCgttgttgtgtagctgtgtttttttgacgtttttattattatttttacaaagaactccaaccgctggacatcggcggtgcatgtgattaaaatgcgggaccaCGTAtgtccgaagatggtctttatttattaataaagtgtacagaggaagctggaatcacaacaggcattcagcagcagccaccgctctgcccatagaaacgcacacgcgccgtttctctgtcgctgccaccgtcagGGTCCCAGCGTGAGCCAGGGCGGTTGTAtattgtttgattatgtttgcctcattttgaaatcactgactcccctctcatttcaggtgtcttggctggcccctcctcgtcttctccctccctctcctcctggtgatcacctgctcctccctaatgtgcctcacctgtgtccttttgTCTGCCCTGATCCCCTCACTCGGTGGCAGTTCGTCTCGTCTACTACCTGACTTCCAGCCgtcctgttctccagcagcgtgagtatttttctgagcctagtatttgtgtattttttattattatttttgagaaCCGTGGTGACTcaaccctgcgtgtgtgtgtgtgtgtgtgtgtgtgtgtgtccctcctgcCGGCTTGTGCAGCGCCTACGTTTTTGCCCTGAGATCTGGTGCTTTtgaactgtgttccctgagttttcgggcacaataaactactttaatttaacctctgcctgtctcccgtcCTGCGCTTGAGTCCGTCTGCAACCTCCCTGACAGCCGCCgtggagcgagagagagagagagagaggcttaaccggctcctcactgatatccagccggtttttttCACCTCTGCAGCGCAACGTACGGTAAttgtctgtcttaaagctgagatgccagggtccgatcgcacatcagggctggctggaggaggaggacgagcggCTCAGGGATGTTTACGTgaagagaccgggtggttttttccacctttcaccctcgctgctgatctgtgactgcATGCGCGAccatctcaccgctggagtaaaaacaacaggtgaagcagacgaacTCGGAGCTCCCTGtcatcccgggagggttaaccaaagagcttcaaccgctggatatcggagtaaacgGGGCGTTTAAAGCCAAGCTGCGAGCGGCGTGGCAGAGATGGATGTCAgagagcgagcacagctttaccggGAGGCAGCGCAGGTGAGTTACGCCAGTTATGTGAATGGACTGTGGACGcgtgggctcatgtttctgcagcgaTTGTTGTCCGAGCTGTCGTGAAAGCCGGCGTAATTTCAGAGCAAAATGTGCATTTCAACTTTCCGATGCAATGTCATTTTAGAGTCGCATGTATTACAGGTAAGCGTGTCGGCAGAGGTCGATTGGCTAACGTCTCGGAGGAACCAGGAAGTGCTTCGTGAGCTCTCCCCGAATGGTAAGTTACCTTGAGATTTGCCCTTCACAATTCGACGGAAatatcataaaaaaacagactgttATCATGTTAAAAGTTGTTGGAAAGGGTTCCTTGGAACCTTATGCAAcgtttacatgtgtttgtgaCCGAGTGTTGATGCAAAAATTTTTATCCGTGTTAGTAAAGCATGCTAATTGACTGAgctaaatacatgtaaatgcattgaaacgttgttgttgttgtagtagtAGATGAGGATTCAGAAGctccttgtgtcattgtgtagctgtgttttttgACGTTTTCTTCTGGGTGACTCTTCATCATAACAGACATGCTCTGTGAAGATCCAAACTTGCTTCTTGAGTATAACAAACTGATGGGCTACCTCATGGGCTACCTGTGTGTCCTGACGGGACACAGATCTGTTGTCATGACAAACATGACCAAGGAAAATGTCTTGAACGCAGAACGTACCAAGCATGGATTCCATATCACAGTGAGTTGCTTTGAACTAAGGACTGAAATGTGCAGTGTAAAACAGACCAATACTAATGTTCTGAATTATTCTCCCCAGGTTGACGAACACAAAACTGTGCGTACATATGGACAGGCATCCTTGTTTGTCACCACGACCGAGCATTCCTGGCTGAGAAAATTGATAGAGATCCTCTCTGTCCAAAAGATTCATGACGATTGCAGTTATGTCTTTGCATCCATCCGTGGGAACCAAATTGTGAAACCTGTCCACTTCCTTCAAGCTGCCTGGAGAGATGCTGGCCTGGGAGGTATTATCACTTTCAACAAGATACGGAGCAGTGCCTCCACCCAAGTaagtttgtgtgattttttttttttttttttttttttttttttttgaagccatTGTGATTTTATGGATAAAACAGGACATAcagaatatgttttttgttttgtttttctatttgcaGGCCAGCAAATATCTCACTGtcgaggaaaaagaaaagctggctAAGGCTATGTGTCATGATACAAAAACCGCTGAGCGTTTCTACGTGGCGCTGCCTGACAAGAAGGAAGCCTCAAAAGTTAGAGATTTAAGATTGAGGGCGATGAACATGGCTATGGCAGATGTGGAAGAAAGAAGCCCCAC
This genomic stretch from Parambassis ranga unplaced genomic scaffold, fParRan2.1 scaffold_92_arrow_ctg1, whole genome shotgun sequence harbors:
- the LOC114431528 gene encoding uncharacterized protein LOC114431528 isoform X1; translated protein: MDVRERAQLYREAAQVSVSAEVDWLTSRRNQEVLRELSPNDMLCEDPNLLLEYNKLMGYLMGYLCVLTGHRSVVMTNMTKENVLNAERTKHGFHITVDEHKTVRTYGQASLFVTTTEHSWLRKLIEILSVQKIHDDCSYVFASIRGNQIVKPVHFLQAAWRDAGLGGIITFNKIRSSASTQASKYLTVEEKEKLAKAMCHDTKTAERFYVALPDKKEASKVRDLRLRAMNMAMADVEERSPTEDETTEDEDEPVLESEGYSSPTFLSEDSETARKRGREFLPNMSVDVQPEPCSDEDELPCGQSRATKRKLHFKFEGVGTGMSDPVEQFDAKKSSHSKSMQHRSFCISCCKANSGGRGDSNESGNRTVGQKTNFRQF